Proteins found in one Gadus macrocephalus chromosome 23, ASM3116895v1 genomic segment:
- the frrs1b gene encoding putative ferric-chelate reductase 1: MLESKVTRWACLWLLAWWAGPALGYSNGRVQEVCGSMEPLHGHSPSPAPAPYRLTVDGSTVQPGARVTVTLLASDSSSPFKGFLLEARDAAAPNSTVALGSFSLLQPGVSQLLGCGGRQASGVSHTSDSKKHQVQAEWTCPKASPPTVQFFATVVQKKKLYWVQVPGPVVAVTGAASTTAGVLTPPTTAAGLPAPFSSEGCGHNKSCLREPAGCRPENDRDCFFLSFRPDAIGGSALFELSGPAEGYVALGLSLDTWMGNDDVYLCIQDQGRVHIQAAFVSGRTRPEPAPEGTLRDQVGAVTDGVIQCRFRRDVRIPQTDQRFDLDQSYFLFLAHGRYENGSTRRHHTQPLISSVRALVVGPPVDLSGSRSPLIIKLHGVMMLAAWMWVVSTGVLFARHFRHVWPDVLLRGDKVWFQVHRGLMLLAVSLISVAFTLPFLYRGGWSKHAGYHPYMGCAVLGLCIVQPIIALFRPAPLSPRRRLFNLVHRSAGRWLQVQAVVCVYLGFRQQALLLRGPQATGALVGWGLWITLAELGLHFHSISPARANKVVQHMATWFSSAGNTGNTGDNDDLPLVKLEDPSPPPAYVFEKTLMLVHQLGNILFFWVLVNAVAKV, encoded by the exons ATGCTGGAATCGAAG GTCACGAGGTGGGCGTGCCTGTGGCTCCTGGCCTGGTGGGCGGGCCCCGCCCTGGGCTACAGTAACGGGCGGGTCCAGGAGGTGTGCGGGAGCATGGAGCCGCTTCACGGCCACAGccctagccccgcccccgccccgtaCCGCCTCACCGTGGACGGGTCCACGGTCCAGCCCGGAGCCCGTGTCACCG tgACGCTGCTGGCCAGCGACAGCTCCTCCCCGTTCAAAGGCTTCCTCCTGGAGGCCCGTGATGCCGCGGCCCCCAACTCCACCGTGGCCTTGGGGTCCTTCAGCCTGCTGCAGCCCGGCGTCTCCCAGCTGCTGGGCTGCGGGGGCCGACAG GCGTCTGGTGTGAGTCACACCAGTGATTCAAAAAAACATCAAGTGCAGGCGGAGTGGACCTGCCCCAAGGCCTCGCCCCCCACCGTCCAGTTCTT CGCTACGGTGGTCCAGAAGAAAAAGCTGTACTGGGTCCAGGTACCGGGCCCGGTGGTGGCCGTTACCGGGGCCGCTTCAACCACAGCTGGggtcctcaccccccccaccacggcCGCCGGCCTTCCCGCTCCG TTCAGCTCAGAGGGCTGTGGACACAACAAGTCCTGCCTCAGGGAGCCAGCGGGCTGCCGTCCAGAGAACGACCGGGACTGCTTCTTCCTGTCCTTCCGCCCGGACGCCATCGGGGGCAGCGCGCTGTTCGAGCTCAGCGGCCCGGCGGAGGGATACGTGGCGCTGGGCCTCTCGCTGGACACCTGGATG GGCAACGATGACGTCTACTTGTGCATTCAAGACCAAGGCCGGGTCCACATCCAGGCCGCCTTCGTCTCCGGACGGACCCGCCCTGAGCCGGCTCCTGAG GGGACCCTGCGGGACCAGGTCGGGGCCGTGACCGACGGCGTCATCCAGTGCCGTTTCCGTAGAGACGTCCGCATCCCTCAGACGGACCAGAGGTTTGACCTGGACCAGAGCTACTTCCTGTTCCTGGCCCACGGCAGATATGAAAACG gcTCCACTAGGAGGCACCACACACAGCCTCTGATCTCCAGTGTCAGGGCGCTGGTCGTCGGGCCCCCTGTCGACCTCTCTGGCTCCCGCTCTCCGCTGATCATCAAGCTCCACG GGGTCATGATGCTGGCAGCGTGGATGTGGGTCGTCAGCACGGGCGTCCTCTTCGCCCGACACTTCAGACACGTGTGGCCAGACGTTCTGTTGAGAGGAGACAAGGTGTGGTTCCAG GTACACCGAGGCCTGATGCTGCTGGCAGTCAGCCTCATCAGTGTGGCCTTCACCCTTCCGTTCCTGTACCGAGGAGGCTGGAGCAAA CATGCAGGCTACCATCCATACATGGGCTGTGCTGTCCTGGGCCTCTGCATCGTCCAGCCAATCATAGCCCTGTTCAGACCTGCTCCCCTGTCCCCCAG GAGGCGTCTCTTCAACCTGGTTCATCGCTCAGCAGGCCGCTGGCTGCAGGTGCAGGCTG tggtgtgtgtgtacctgggctTCCGGCAGCAGGCCCTGCTGCTGCGGGGCCCCCAGGCCACAGGGGCCCTGGTGGGCTGGGGGCTCTGGATCACGCTGGCTGAACTGGGGCTGCACTTCCACTCCATCTCCCCGGCCAGGGCAAACAAAG TCGTTCAGCACATGGCCACATGGTTTTCATCTgctgggaacactgggaacactggggaCAATGACGACCTCCCCCTCGTCAAACTGGAGGACCCAAGCCCACCACCG GCGTACGTGTTTGAAAAGACGCTGATGCTTGTGCACCAGCTGGGAAACATCTTGTTCTTCTGGGTCCTGGTGAACGCTGTAGCGAAGGTTTag